The window GCACGGGCGGCGTACAGGGCGGCGGTGTATCCGGCGGGGCCGCCGCCGATGATGATCATATCATAGATCCGCTCCATAGCCACGCCCTCACTGCGCCAGCGTTTCCCGGATAAATGTCTCAATGGCCGCCTTGGAGCCAGGCGCGACAATGGAGCCGAGCACCTCGCCGTTCTTGAAGAGCATCAGCGTGGGGATGGTGTCGATGCCGAAGCGCTCGATGAGCTGCGGCTCCTCGTCGTAGTTGATCTTGCCAGCGATGAGCGTGTCGGCGTACTGCTCACCCACCTTGTCAAAGGCCGGGGCAATACGGCGGCAGTAGGGGCACCACTGGGCCCAGAAATCCACCAGCACGGGCTTGTCCGCATGCAGGACGTCATTTTCAAAGCTGTTGGTCGTAATGGTAAGCATCGTATATCCTCCTATTTCTGTGCAAAAAGTTGTGTTTCAATATCTGTGATCGTGATGTGCGAGAGGTAGGCGGCGCACTGCTCGTTCATCTGCCGGTACAGCGCGTCCATCACGCCTGCCATACCGGAGCAGATGGCGCAGTCCCGGTCAATGTCCCCGCTGTGCCACGCGCAGTCCACAAAGCGGGTATTTATCGCCTCCGCCACCTGCCGGAGAGAAAGGGCTGCGGGGTCGGTGCAAAGGCGATAGCCGCCGTCCAGACCCTCCCGGGTCTCCACCATTCCCGCCTTTTTCAGCCCCGCCAGCACCCGACGAACGCGGGTGGGGTTGGTGCAGATGTTCTCCGCCAGAGCCTCGCTGCTGAGAGAGCGTCCGCTGTGGCTCAGGCAGACCAGCGCGTGAACCGCCAGATTAAAGGAACTGTCCATGGTCATCCCTCCTGCGATAATCTGTGCTTGTGGCAAGTACAGTTTCTACTGTGACTATAACAGATACAGTTCGGCGTGTCAAGCTTTTTCGTCAATTTTTCAGCGGAAGCCCTCCATAGCTGTTGACAACAGGGCGAATATGCGTATAATGGAAAACAAGAATAAGAATAGTTCTTATTTTGGAGGGGCGCAGTATGCCGAAATACGCAGAGGAGATATTGGCCGCCGTAACGGAGCTGCAGCAGCATCCCACGGCGGAGCAGGTGTTCCTGGAGATGAAGAGGGAGCATCCCAGCATCGCTCTGGGTACGGTATATAAGCACCTGAACGGTTTGGCGGAGGAGGGGCTTTTGCTCCGCATCACCGAGCAGGGTTCGCCGGACCGGTACGACCGGACGGAACGACATGATCACCTGATTTGCAGCCGGTGCGGGAAAATCGCGGACGTTCACCTGCCGGATATACAGAGCCGGATCGAGCACGCGCTGGGACGGGAGATCCTCTCGTATGATCTTAAAATCAGGTATATCTGTCCCGATTGCAGGAAACAGGAAGAAAACAACGCTGAAGGAGGCACCCAATGAACGCTAATGTATCGAAGCTGCTCAACGAGCAAATCAACAAGGAGTTCTACTCCGCCTATCTGTATCTGGATTTTGCCAACTACTACGCCGCCGTGGGCTTAGACGGCTTTGAGAACTGGTACCGGGTACAGGCGCAGGAGGAGCGGGATCACGCCATGCTGTTCTATCAGTATTTGCAGAATAACGGCGAGGGCGTCACCTTTGAGGCTATCGCAAAGCCGGAGTGGGAACGAGGCGACCACATGACCCCGCTGAAGAAAGCGCTGGAGCATGAGAAGCTGGTCACCGCCAGCATCGACGCCATCTACGCCGCCGCGTATGAGGCCAGGGACTTCCGCGCCATGCAGATGCTGGACTGGTTCATTAAGGAGCAGGGCGAGGAGGAGAAGAACGCCGCCGATCTTATCACCAAAATGGAGCTGTTCGGCGGTGACAGCAAGGGGCTGTATATGCTCAACAGCGAGCTGAAGGCACGGGTCTACACAGCGCCCTCGCTGGTGTTGTAAGCCCTGCGCGGCTGCGGGCCTTCGCATCAGACAAAAGGCAGACTGCATACAGGTGGCCTGCCTTTTCTTCTGACAGGCAGTTAGATGAAACTAACCGTGTATAAAACAGAAAGGAATTCGGAGCTTGAACAAGGAAAAGGAGATCGAAACCGTTACCCTCATGGTGCGCCGGTATTGCCGAGACGTGCATGGGGGAAGGGGTGAAGAGCTTTGCCCGGCGTGTGCCGCCCTGCTGGAATACGCCCGGCAGCGGCGGGACAGATGCCCACACGGGGAGATAAGCGGCTGCTGTCCTATTTCTCGGAATGCATCAAGCGCACCGGCAGCTATGAATTCGACATCCCCTACAACCGCCAGCAGCTGGCGGACTACCTGAACGTGGAGCGCAGCGCGCTGAGCAACGAGCTGTCCCTCATGCAGCGGGACGGGCTGATCCGGTATGAGAAAAACCACTTTGCCGTGACGGAGCAGTTAGGGTAGCGGTGAAAAAAACAGGGAAGCGTGCGGCGTGGTAGGATGGTTCGCTTTTGTCGGCGTGTGCGCTATAAGTGTGCTGCGAGCCGGCTTTTTGAGATTTGTTGACCTTTCAACGAAAAAATTTGACTTAATTAGGCAAATAATACTCTGATGTACCAAAAAACGGCATAAATTTCCTTGCGACTATAAGTATATAGGCGGTTGCACATTTAGGATATTAAAACATGAGCAAAATGCACATACAATACAAGTTAAGAACACTTCATCTGCAGGAGACTTGTTTGTATGATAGACTACGCATTTATAGGCGCACGGCTCAAGGAAGCGCGCATACGGAAAAACATGACGCAGGAGCAGCTGGCTGCGATGACTGATGTGGGGTCTACACATATCAGCCATATTGAAACCGGCATGACGATTCCCAGCACAAAGCTGCTTGTGCAAATGATGAATATTCTGAACTGTGATCCCGCCGAGGTGCTGTGCATGGAAATGCGCAGTGCGCGGCCTGTCCTGAACAGTTGGCTTTCTGATCTGGTCGCAGATTGTAACGAGGATGAAGTAAAAATCATCACGGATACTGTCACGGCACTGAAGGCAAGCCTGCACCGTAACCGAAGCGAAGATAAATAAAGGGGATAAGCCCTCTTTTGCATATTCTGCAAAGGTTGGGCTTCATTTTTACCGACACACACCAAAAAGACCTTGCCTGAACTATGGACAAGATACAAAGTGACGCTAAAGACAGCCCTTTACGCGAATACGTTTTGAGCTGAGACAACGCCGTATATCAAAACGCCCGCATTCTGCCCTGAGCAGAATGCGGGCGTTTTTCTTGTGTCGAAAAGCAACGAAAAATGTCGTGCGGTGCAGAGGTCCGCCCATAATGGCCGTTCCCCCAACGAAACCATTATGATAAAGGAGGCCTGCTGCCATGCGGGATAGTCAGTACAAGTCGTGCGCGGTACAGAACCAGTTTACAGCCTATCTGATTGCCGCGATTCGCAATTACAAAAGAACGTATTTAAGGAGAATTTCCACAGCTCTTCGGACAGAACTGTCCATGGAGGGACACAGCGAGGTGATGGAATTATGTGAGGAAACGGACTTCTTCTGTGGGCTGCCGCTGATGCAGCGATTGGAGAATGAGCGTCTGTTCGCTGCTATGCAAGGGTTAAGCGAGCGAGAGCGTTACATATTTCTGTCTAAAGTCCTTGGAGAGATGAGTCTTTCCGAGATCGCGCTGTCGCTCGGTATCACCTATGGAGCTGCGGCCATGTCCTATCATCGCACGGTCTTGCGCCTGAGAAACGCTGTGGGAGGTGGTAAAGGTGAATGATTTCATGGAGCTGTTCATGAGTGCGAAGAACGGGGATTCGTCTGCAATGGAGGAACTTCTGCATATGTACTACCCGCTCTTATACAAGGAATCCGTGGTCAACGGGATCTTTGATGAGGATCTGCTTCAGGAACTGTGCCTGCTGTTCTTGAAGTGCGTGGCAAAGTTCAATATTCGATAGAGAGAAATCTCCCGTCGCATTCTAAGGAAATTATGGTTTAGCCGCTGCATGGAAGAAGCCCAGTTCGCATGAAAGGCGAGCTGGGCTTCCCAATTTCACTAATAACTATGCATTTTCAAGTCTCTCAACGGCTTCTTCATAGGTGTATACCGGCAGAAACCTCGTCCCTTCGCAGACCGCCGAGAACACGGGTGGATGACCTCCTGCATCGCAGGCGAACACCCCGTCTGCCTCTACGGCGGCATTCAGTCGCTCCAAGTACATATAGAGGTTCCCGGAACGATCCATCCTATATTCCGGTGCAGAGCCAATCTGATGCTGCCCCATATAAAGCCGCGTTTCTTCCGGCAGGGGCATCAACAGCTTACATGTGGCTGCCCGCGACGGTCTTTCCACCATCGGAGCAAAGAGGCTGCTTTGCTCTCCAAACATGGAGCCGCGTGCGTGTACGCGCTCCTTATACGGGAAGTGACAGGTGTTTTGCCAAAACATAGCGGTTAGCCTGCGGACATTCTCGCACATGGCATAGGTGTCGATCATCTCATGGGGACGGTGTTCATTGAAATAACCTGCGCTGATATTGACAGCCGCAGTTTTCAAGTGCGGTGCGACCACAGAGATATCGCTGAACGAGCCGGAGTTCTCCTTGAAACCGAAGCTGCAAACGAACTCTGTGAAGTCAGGATTATCGCAGTGATAGAATACGGCGTCATTTCTGCCGCGCCGATCCAATTCAACGATATAGTTGACCTCCGGACGCAGCTTGCTGTTGGTAAATTTCCTTGCACCCACACCGCCGAGCTCCTCGTCTTCGCAAAATAAGATATGACAATGGCACTCGCGCATCAGCATCAGGATCATATACACACCGGCACGGTCATCACCACCGATCCCGTAGGGCGACATCAGGTAGCGTCCATCCTCGGAGCAGCAGATGATATCCGGCCGGTGGGTATGAACTGTGTCCAGATGGGCGACCAGCAACACGGGGACAGTACCTTCTGCATAAAGAAATCCGCTTTTGCAGACGGGTTCATAGTCGTGCGTGCGCAGCTGCTGCACAAGATGCTCTTTCAGCTCGCGCTGGGTCATCTTCAAGATGCTTTCAAAATGGGATATACTCATTCCCATAGCTTCGCAAATATTCATTATGCTCCTCCTTACGCCACCGCCACGGTGGCTTTTTCACAAAGCGTATGACCCATAGCACGACAGGCGGAGGCCATGCTGCACGATGCGCAACCGGAGGTCAACTGCTGGTAGCAGTCCTGACAGACCTCCACCAAGGTGCCGCGCCGGTTATAGGCTGGGTACATAGTGCCTAAAGTGGGGCGGCCGCAGGCGGCGCAAATATGCAGGCACGTCTTACAATAAAAACCATCTTCAAGATAGATTCCTTGACCACGCGCTACCGTCTGCCCGCATTTACGGCAGACGACCACCTCTTTGCAAGAACACTTGATGGCACCATTGCTCCGCAGCTCATTGCCGCAGCAGACACACCGAGCCGCAGCTCCGATGGTCAACTCCGTGTCTTTTCTATGTCCCTGCAGGACCGAGAGATTGCCGTGATAATTATAGTCCGGATAATGTAAGCTGCCTCGGTAGGTCGAGAGATGGGCGTTCAAGTCAGGACGTTTTGTTTTCAGATACCAGAGGTTTGGTTCCGTCAGGCATCGGGAAATAGCCTTCTGCACCAGATGGCGGAACAGCTTGGACACTTCCAGCGCGTTTCCTGTATCGGCAGGATAAAGCCGGGACTGGAACAGGGTGCCGTTTTCATAGAAAAACATCTGCCGGTATCGGCGTATGGCTTTGCGGTATTCCCCAGAAACATCGGCATCTACGGCATAAAATACCATGCTGACTCTATCGTTCATATAGGAAAGACAACCCGCCTGGTATCCTCCGTCGCTAAGGCGATGGCAGGACACCCATGTGTTGGATTTGCTGGACATCTCCAAAAAGTCACAGGGATGTACGGAGAGAACTCCGATCTCCTGCATGGTCAACGGGTTCAGAGCGTCGGCAAGCTGTGCAAAAACGGCGTTGTACCGGGTATGTCTATCGACGCCGTATTTCTTGCAGAGTTTTCCGATAATGCGGCTGGCCTTCTGATCTTTGGCACAGCGTATCCCGCCGCGCTGGCGTAGGATCTCCAGATTTTCTTCAGAAACGGTGCAGCTATAGCCTGACACGGCCGCATGCAGTGCTGTGCGAAAATCCTCCAGCTGCTCACCGCTGAGTATCTCAGAGGCGATGTCCAGCAGCGTGAAGGCCGTTTCATCTACCATATCAGGCTGAATAGAGAGGGCCTGATTACAGTCGAAGATGATGGCCTGTTCATCCTCGTTCCAACTGGGATGACGCCGCAGCAGTGAAAGCAGATCCGCTTTCGCTGTCTGCCAGGCTGTCAGATTAGCCATAACACCCTCTTCCGAAAAACTCTTTTCGTATTTGTACATAACCTCATAAAACTCGTTTTTCAGCTCTGTGAGCTCTTTCACTTCATTCACACCTTTCTTGCATTTTAGAGTGGAGGGGTAGAGAGCACTGCGCTCTCTACCCCTTTTGCGACTAACGCCTGCGCCTCATTCTCCGATCATCCGGAAAAACTCGCCCGGTGACAGTACACGGATGCCCAAGGCACGTGCCTTGTCCAGCTTACTGCCGGCGTTTTCACCACAGATCAGATAGTCGGTCTTTTTTGTTACAGAACTGCCGGCCACAGCACCCAACGATTCGATCTTCGCGTTGATGCCGCTGCGGGTATAAGGCTCGACCTTTCCGGTCACAACCATCGTGCAGCCCACGAACGGGTTGTCCTCCATTGAGTGCGTTTCGGTAGTTACGGTTTGGATCGTCACCATTTCTTGTAATTCCTCCCAAAGAATACGATTCTCTTCTTGTGCAAACCATTGATGAATGTTTTGGCGCAGTGTTTCTCCAAAATCGGGAAGCTGTGAGAAATCGAAATCATTTTCCACGGCTTCTTCGAAAGCGGAAGGCGAGCTGCCAAACTGCTTCGCCAGCACTTTGCTGGCGTGATTACCTATCATCGGGATGTCCATGGCAATCAGGTACCTCTCAAATGTGGTATTTCTGCTGCGCTGTATAGCACCCCACAGATTATCCCACGATTTCTCGCCAAATCCGTCCATGCAGATAATCTCCTGCATATAGTGATCCAGGCGATAGACGTCTGTGAAACTGTGTAGCCAGCCGCGAGCAATCAAACGCTCCAGTGTGGCCTCGGATAAGCCCTCAATATCCATAGCTTTTTTACTGGCAAAATGCACGAACCGCCGAAGCTTTCGCATGGCGCAGTCTGGGTTATCACAGAAGAGTGCCTTTTTCCCTCCGTCTGTAATATGAAACCGCGTTTCTGCACCGCAGCAAGGGCAGTGCTTCGGCGTTACAGCATCTAGATCAAAATGCCCACGTTCCAGATTTTCCTCAATATGAGGAATGATCATATTCCGCTTGGACACCAGCACACGGCAGCCGGGCATCAGCTCAAGACTCTCAATGAAAGATAAGTTGTGCAGGCTGGCACGCGATACGGTGCATCCATCGATCACTACGCTGTCGAGTACCGCCACCGGCGCGATCTCGCCGGTGCGCGAAGGAGTCCATTCGATATCCCGCAGGACGCTTTCGTATAACTCGTCCTCAAATTTGAAGGCGAGTCCATCCTTGAAGTGGTGACCGGTGCGCCCGCAGGTCCTGGAGTAGTCCACCTCATCGTAGGTCAGGACAAGACCATCGATGGGGAGATCGCTCATTTCTGCGGCCTCGCGCATTTGGGCTATGAGCTGTTCATATTGTGCCTTGTCGCCATCCTGCAACTGTACGGCATGAATGACGCCGAACCCAAACTCAGTGAGTTTCAGAAGCCGCGCATGTTTTCCGTTTGCCCAGTCCGTGTACTCCTCGAATCCCTCCAAAACCGAGAAGGGAAGAAATGACACATGGCGCTGGGCGCAGATCGCTGCGTCAAAAGCCCTTATGGAACCGGCTGCCAGATTGCGGCTGTTTTTATACGGATTGCCTGCGCTGTCCGTGATGGATTTCAGACTCTCAAAATCGCTGTTGTGGATGAAGCTCTCGCCGACAACCACCAATCGATCTTCATAGGGGATGCGTTCGGGAATGCCGGAGATCGCCTTTGCGTTGTGTGTGATATTCTCACCGATAGACCCATCTCCGCGCGTTGAGAGGCGGATAAGCTGACCGTTTTCATAGATCAACTCTGTTGTCAGACCATCCAGCTTCAGTGACAGATCAACTGTACGCCCTGCCTGAAATGCGATCAGATCCTCAATGCTCTTGGTCTTATCCAGCGATAGCAGGGGAATGTCGTGTGCGACCTTTGGTAATGCTGACACGACAGGATACCCAACCGTCTGTGTGGGCGAATTCGCCATGCAGACACCGGTGTGCTCCTCCAACGCCAGTAATTCATCGTACATATAGTCGTACACATCATCTGCTACGCTGGGGGCATTGAGGTTGTAGTATTCGTGCCGGTATTGGTTGAGTTGTGCGACCAGCTTTCTCATAGTGCTCATTTCTACTGCGTTAGCCATTATGTTCATTCCTTTCGTTGGTACTATCACCGAAATTCAGCTTTCGGATCATGGCAAGAATAGCGTTATCGTCATTCCACGGTGCAGACCATGGCTGCGGGGAAATGGTGTCACAACGCACGAAGACCTGGCCCTCCGAAATATGCAAGGATACATCTGCGCGTTTTGCGCAGACGATGGCAAGATTTCCTAATTGTTTCATACTGTCCAACTCCTTTTTTAAGCTGCGGTCTTATCTGCGGCACACAGCACCTGTCGTTTCCATCGTTCAATAAAAGCCTTGATTTTTGCCGGAGGGTCTTCGTTATCGAAACCCCTTGTCTGCACAACCTGTCCGTCTCTGACCTCTACGGTACAAAGCGACTTGTCCGGTTCGGCTACCTTTCGCACAAATAAAATGACGCATTCACGCTGCGCGACCCGCTTAACATACCTGCCGACACAGTGGCGAAGAGCAGTGCCCTCGTCTATCAGTTCTTTCGAGGAATGGGGAGGGATCACCATAAGGTCTTTCCCCTTATATTGGTATAGCCTCTGCCATTCCTCAAAGCTGTCTGCAATAGCTTTTTCCTGCTCCGCTGTACGTTTGACATCCAGTGCCTCAACCACATGATCATGCGCGGATTTGAGATTACGCGGGAACAGTATAAAGCTGCTCTCTACGTTATATTGCATCTCCTTACACATACGAAGATAGTCACGATAATCGGCAAGAAGATTTGCCATGCTGTAGTACCGTATATATTCGGGAGTCTTTGTGGATGCAATGCGTATCTCGTATTGTGCGTCCGCATAGCGCATCAACTTGTGCATAGTCATATGAGAAAGCAACTCAGCCAAGACCGAAACGTCCTGTATGGCATTATTTGCGCACCACTTCATCATAGAAGCATCAGGCTTTTTCCCGGCGTAAATAAACCATTGGATAACGTTAAGCTGTGCAATGCCGGGATCAACTTCCTGCAGCAATGGTAGCCAGGAACGGTCGAGCTTCAGGACGTCTTGCAGATTCTTCCCCTCGCAGTTTACCGTTTTGCCTATCATAAAATGATAAGATCCATATACGATGTCTGAGACCAGTCTGAACAGCTTTGCCTTGACCAAATATTCGATCACCGGCCACTGTACGTATGCGTTCAGGTACGGGATGGCATCCATGGTGGCAGCGATTCGGGCAAATCTTTCTATTTGTGAATACTGCCACGGGGTGTTCCGTAAGAGTTCTGCAAGATTCCTAAAGTATAGATGCCCTGCTGTGTCCCCTTCAAAACTATCGCGCCACGAGAAGAAATGCGGGCGATACCCACATTTCCAGGGCGTCAGATCATCCTTGTAGGCGGGCGCAAGATAATAGGGCGACGTACTGCAATGACCATCTGAACAAAGTGAAATAAAATGACGTGCATTTTCATATACGGAAAAGTAAACCGGCGTATCCGCATCGGTAAAAGTGCGGTATGCTTTTACGATCCGCAGCAACAGCTCGCCATTTTTTGCCTTTTGCAGCACTTGAACCGTTTCGCGGTCAAAAACACGTCCACGCCTTCCTCTGCACTTGAATGTGATCTTCTTTTTGCAGCGAGGGCAGAGGCCGGAGGTGTTGTGCTTAGC is drawn from Vescimonas fastidiosa and contains these coding sequences:
- a CDS encoding helix-turn-helix domain-containing protein, coding for MIDYAFIGARLKEARIRKNMTQEQLAAMTDVGSTHISHIETGMTIPSTKLLVQMMNILNCDPAEVLCMEMRSARPVLNSWLSDLVADCNEDEVKIITDTVTALKASLHRNRSEDK
- a CDS encoding sigma-70 family RNA polymerase sigma factor, with the protein product MRDSQYKSCAVQNQFTAYLIAAIRNYKRTYLRRISTALRTELSMEGHSEVMELCEETDFFCGLPLMQRLENERLFAAMQGLSERERYIFLSKVLGEMSLSEIALSLGITYGAAAMSYHRTVLRLRNAVGGGKGE
- a CDS encoding helix-turn-helix domain-containing protein, whose amino-acid sequence is MNDFMELFMSAKNGDSSAMEELLHMYYPLLYKESVVNGIFDEDLLQELCLLFLKCVAKFNIR
- a CDS encoding PcfJ domain-containing protein, whose amino-acid sequence is MTRKIDKRACRKFAIPELEFNLNEGILHVERCPYIIRTAVHNISGQRILVLYIYQSENILAGSIKPRWVVFQGRDDFATLSLRENASATWQCSPFDYLNRVCRFDTKCAFYRQQDEARAAHFCKCAHSAISALICLQWLISRRKALERKRKKQRAIIERMKYVPVLPRDLKGFIHREVMPQYIFYDYQRKAPGHAYCTACRHEVSIAAAKHNTSGLCPRCKKKITFKCRGRRGRVFDRETVQVLQKAKNGELLLRIVKAYRTFTDADTPVYFSVYENARHFISLCSDGHCSTSPYYLAPAYKDDLTPWKCGYRPHFFSWRDSFEGDTAGHLYFRNLAELLRNTPWQYSQIERFARIAATMDAIPYLNAYVQWPVIEYLVKAKLFRLVSDIVYGSYHFMIGKTVNCEGKNLQDVLKLDRSWLPLLQEVDPGIAQLNVIQWFIYAGKKPDASMMKWCANNAIQDVSVLAELLSHMTMHKLMRYADAQYEIRIASTKTPEYIRYYSMANLLADYRDYLRMCKEMQYNVESSFILFPRNLKSAHDHVVEALDVKRTAEQEKAIADSFEEWQRLYQYKGKDLMVIPPHSSKELIDEGTALRHCVGRYVKRVAQRECVILFVRKVAEPDKSLCTVEVRDGQVVQTRGFDNEDPPAKIKAFIERWKRQVLCAADKTAA
- the ligA gene encoding NAD-dependent DNA ligase LigA, which codes for MANAVEMSTMRKLVAQLNQYRHEYYNLNAPSVADDVYDYMYDELLALEEHTGVCMANSPTQTVGYPVVSALPKVAHDIPLLSLDKTKSIEDLIAFQAGRTVDLSLKLDGLTTELIYENGQLIRLSTRGDGSIGENITHNAKAISGIPERIPYEDRLVVVGESFIHNSDFESLKSITDSAGNPYKNSRNLAAGSIRAFDAAICAQRHVSFLPFSVLEGFEEYTDWANGKHARLLKLTEFGFGVIHAVQLQDGDKAQYEQLIAQMREAAEMSDLPIDGLVLTYDEVDYSRTCGRTGHHFKDGLAFKFEDELYESVLRDIEWTPSRTGEIAPVAVLDSVVIDGCTVSRASLHNLSFIESLELMPGCRVLVSKRNMIIPHIEENLERGHFDLDAVTPKHCPCCGAETRFHITDGGKKALFCDNPDCAMRKLRRFVHFASKKAMDIEGLSEATLERLIARGWLHSFTDVYRLDHYMQEIICMDGFGEKSWDNLWGAIQRSRNTTFERYLIAMDIPMIGNHASKVLAKQFGSSPSAFEEAVENDFDFSQLPDFGETLRQNIHQWFAQEENRILWEELQEMVTIQTVTTETHSMEDNPFVGCTMVVTGKVEPYTRSGINAKIESLGAVAGSSVTKKTDYLICGENAGSKLDKARALGIRVLSPGEFFRMIGE
- a CDS encoding RrF2 family transcriptional regulator: MDSSFNLAVHALVCLSHSGRSLSSEALAENICTNPTRVRRVLAGLKKAGMVETREGLDGGYRLCTDPAALSLRQVAEAINTRFVDCAWHSGDIDRDCAICSGMAGVMDALYRQMNEQCAAYLSHITITDIETQLFAQK
- a CDS encoding nitrous oxide-stimulated promoter family protein, producing the protein MVRRYCRDVHGGRGEELCPACAALLEYARQRRDRCPHGEISGCCPISRNASSAPAAMNSTSPTTASSWRTT
- a CDS encoding ferritin produces the protein MNANVSKLLNEQINKEFYSAYLYLDFANYYAAVGLDGFENWYRVQAQEERDHAMLFYQYLQNNGEGVTFEAIAKPEWERGDHMTPLKKALEHEKLVTASIDAIYAAAYEARDFRAMQMLDWFIKEQGEEEKNAADLITKMELFGGDSKGLYMLNSELKARVYTAPSLVL
- a CDS encoding Fur family transcriptional regulator, which codes for MPKYAEEILAAVTELQQHPTAEQVFLEMKREHPSIALGTVYKHLNGLAEEGLLLRITEQGSPDRYDRTERHDHLICSRCGKIADVHLPDIQSRIEHALGREILSYDLKIRYICPDCRKQEENNAEGGTQ
- a CDS encoding zinc-binding metallopeptidase family protein, producing the protein MNICEAMGMSISHFESILKMTQRELKEHLVQQLRTHDYEPVCKSGFLYAEGTVPVLLVAHLDTVHTHRPDIICCSEDGRYLMSPYGIGGDDRAGVYMILMLMRECHCHILFCEDEELGGVGARKFTNSKLRPEVNYIVELDRRGRNDAVFYHCDNPDFTEFVCSFGFKENSGSFSDISVVAPHLKTAAVNISAGYFNEHRPHEMIDTYAMCENVRRLTAMFWQNTCHFPYKERVHARGSMFGEQSSLFAPMVERPSRAATCKLLMPLPEETRLYMGQHQIGSAPEYRMDRSGNLYMYLERLNAAVEADGVFACDAGGHPPVFSAVCEGTRFLPVYTYEEAVERLENA
- a CDS encoding thioredoxin family protein, yielding MLTITTNSFENDVLHADKPVLVDFWAQWCPYCRRIAPAFDKVGEQYADTLIAGKINYDEEPQLIERFGIDTIPTLMLFKNGEVLGSIVAPGSKAAIETFIRETLAQ